In Zingiber officinale cultivar Zhangliang chromosome 8B, Zo_v1.1, whole genome shotgun sequence, a single genomic region encodes these proteins:
- the LOC122015599 gene encoding UDP-glucuronate 4-epimerase 6-like, with translation MASLEDTSKSFRLERHGSYLLRRINSAKVVAASSHLLFRATILATVVLILLFTLHYPPLLLSGSSAVSSAGGAGGHSNHRSLMASSSASAASAINYGGAAWEREVRRSATPRRQDGLTVLVTGAAGFVGTHCSLAMKKRGDGVVGVDNFNSYYDPSLKRARQGLLGRHGVLVLEADINDAALLTKLFDVVPFSHVLHLAAQAGVRYAMRNPQSYVASNVAGLVALFEVAAKHADPQPAIVWASSSSVYGLNTATPFSESHRTDRPASLYAATKKAGEAIAHTYNHIYGLSITGLRFFTVYGPWGRPDMAYFSFTQRILAGKPINLFRRHDGAAVQRDFTYIDDVVRGCLGALDTASPSTGGGGKKRGPAQLRVYNLGNTAPVPVSKMVGILEDLLGKKAKKNVVTLPQNGDVPYTHANVSLAEQDFGYHPTTDLATGLKQFVKWYVEYYKVQTGKHTDSKKRAEEEGEETPATATA, from the coding sequence ATGGCTTCTTTGGAGGACACGAGCAAGAGCTTCAGGTTAGAGCGGCATGGAAGCTACCTTCTCCGCCGGATCAACAGCGCCAAGGTCGTCGCTGCCTCCTCTCACCTCCTCTTCCGCGCTACCATCCTCGCCACCGTCGTCCTTATCTTGCTCTTTACGCTCCATTACCCGCCGCTTCTGCTCTCGGGGTCTTCGGCCGTGTCGTCCGCCGGGGGCGCCGGCGGGCACTCCAACCACCGGAGTCTCATGGCGTCGTCTTCAGCGTCGGCGGCCTCCGCGATTAATTATGGGGGAGCTGCGTGGGAGCGGGAGGTTCGGAGGTCGGCGACCCCGCGCCGACAGGATGGGCTCACCGTGCTCGTCACTGGCGCGGCGGGGTTCGTCGGCACGCACTGCTCGCTTGCGATGAAGAAGCGCGGGGACGGCGTCGTCGGCGTCGACAACTTTAATTCCTACTACGACCCTTCGCTGAAGCGAGCGCGGCAGGGGCTCCTCGGCCGCCACGGCGTCCTCGTCCTCGAGGCCGACATCAACGACGCCGCGCTTCTCACCAAGCTCTTCGACGTCGTGCCCTTCTCCCACGTCCTCCACCTGGCGGCGCAGGCCGGCGTCCGCTACGCCATGCGCAACCCGCAGTCGTACGTGGCTTCCAACGTCGCCGGCCTCGTGGCCCTGTTCGAGGTAGCGGCCAAACACGCCGACCCGCAGCCGGCCATCGTGTGggcttcctcctcctctgtctACGGCCTCAACACCGCCACCCCCTTCTCCGAGAGCCACCGCACCGACCGCCCGGCGTCCCTCTACGCCGCCACCAAGAAGGCCGGCGAGGCCATCGCCCACACCTACAACCACATCTACGGCCTCTCCATCACCGGCCTCCGCTTCTTCACAGTGTACGGCCCGTGGGGCCGCCCCGACATGGCCTACTTCTCCTTCACCCAGCGGATCCTCGCCGGGAAACCCATCAATCTTTTCCGCCGCCACGACGGCGCCGCCGTGCAGCGCGACTTCACCTACATCGACGACGTCGTCCGGGGATGCCTCGGCGCGCTCGACACCGCTTCTCCCAGCACTGGCGGCGGCGGAAAGAAGCGGGGCCCGGCGCAGCTCAGGGTGTATAATCTCGGCAACACCGCGCCGGTGCCAGTGTCGAAGATGGTGGGAATATTGGAGGATCTGCTGGGGAAGAAAGCGAAGAAGAACGTGGTGACGCTGCCGCAGAACGGCGACGTCCCCTACACCCACGCCAACGTCAGCTTGGCGGAGCAGGATTTTGGCTACCACCCGACCACCGACCTCGCCACCGGCCTCAAGCAGTTCGTCAAGTGGTACGTAGAATACTACAAAGTTCAGACCGGTAAGCATACTGACTCCAAAAAGAGGGCGGAGGAGGAAGGCGAAGAAACtccggcgacggcgacggcgtaG